Proteins from a single region of Amblyomma americanum isolate KBUSLIRL-KWMA chromosome 10, ASM5285725v1, whole genome shotgun sequence:
- the LOC144108775 gene encoding uncharacterized protein LOC144108775 isoform X1 yields the protein MITRPGPTMLLLLLSAVSVLHFASGDINSAGRGTNRFSAQIAHHTDLPYIRDPVEPSNVVDGPLPGEGEYTSTSLGSDTTSTTDSAVPGSNDEDNSVDIVPAPFLHPGPHYAGTPAPYEHPHPPPQYGLSHQWYRLSARPVYEVKTFKCDFEHHTCGMRNQKIIGPHFKLVRGNVGNRPGYYMAVDSQSIPPGVSRLITPYLPGHPNSLVCLQLTYAVYGQGAERIQVVAQDVGNRPLFTLERDGRSWRTFGINMTVHQDVRFFIEAYTNGKPGVIAIDDFTYSFDPCR from the exons GCAGGTCGTGGCACCAATCGTTTTTCGGCGCAGATAGCTCATCACACCGATCTTCCGTACATCAGGG ACCCTGTGGAACCTTCTAACGTCGTCGACGGACCGTTACCCG GTGAGGGGGAGTACACGTCGACATCGCTAGGCTCCGACACAACATCAACTACTGATAGCG CTGTTCCTGGATCGAATGACGAAGACAACAGCGTCGATATCGTCCCTGCGCCATTTCTGCACCCAGGGCCTCACTACGCAG GCACTCCCGCTCCGTACGAACACCCACACCCTCCACCGCAGTACGGCCTTTCGCACCAGTGGTACCGCCTGTCCGCCAGGCCCGTCTACGAAG TGAAAACCTTCAAATGCGACTTCGAGCATCACACCTGCGGCATGCGCAACCAAAAGATCATCGGGCCTCACTTCAAGCTCGTCAGGGGCAATGTCGGCAATCGACCCG GCTACTACATGGCGGTGGACTCCCAGAGCATTCCGCCCGGTGTGTCCCGCCTCATCACACCGTACCTTCCGGGACACCCGAACTCGCTCGTGTGTCTGCAGCTGACGTACGCCGTGTACGGCCAGGGAGCCGAGCGCATCCAGGTGGTTGCTCAGGACGTCGGCAACCGGCCTCTCTTTACCCTCGAGAGGGACGGCCGCTCCTGGAGGACGTTTGGCATCAATATGACCGTCCATCAGGACGTGCGG TTCTTCATTGAAGCCTACACAAACGGGAAGCCCGGCGTGATAGCTATTGACGACTTCACCTACAGCTTCGACCCCTGCCGTTGA
- the LOC144108775 gene encoding uncharacterized protein LOC144108775 isoform X2 — MITRPGPTMLLLLLSAVSVLHFASGDINSGRGTNRFSAQIAHHTDLPYIRDPVEPSNVVDGPLPGEGEYTSTSLGSDTTSTTDSAVPGSNDEDNSVDIVPAPFLHPGPHYAGTPAPYEHPHPPPQYGLSHQWYRLSARPVYEVKTFKCDFEHHTCGMRNQKIIGPHFKLVRGNVGNRPGYYMAVDSQSIPPGVSRLITPYLPGHPNSLVCLQLTYAVYGQGAERIQVVAQDVGNRPLFTLERDGRSWRTFGINMTVHQDVRFFIEAYTNGKPGVIAIDDFTYSFDPCR; from the exons GTCGTGGCACCAATCGTTTTTCGGCGCAGATAGCTCATCACACCGATCTTCCGTACATCAGGG ACCCTGTGGAACCTTCTAACGTCGTCGACGGACCGTTACCCG GTGAGGGGGAGTACACGTCGACATCGCTAGGCTCCGACACAACATCAACTACTGATAGCG CTGTTCCTGGATCGAATGACGAAGACAACAGCGTCGATATCGTCCCTGCGCCATTTCTGCACCCAGGGCCTCACTACGCAG GCACTCCCGCTCCGTACGAACACCCACACCCTCCACCGCAGTACGGCCTTTCGCACCAGTGGTACCGCCTGTCCGCCAGGCCCGTCTACGAAG TGAAAACCTTCAAATGCGACTTCGAGCATCACACCTGCGGCATGCGCAACCAAAAGATCATCGGGCCTCACTTCAAGCTCGTCAGGGGCAATGTCGGCAATCGACCCG GCTACTACATGGCGGTGGACTCCCAGAGCATTCCGCCCGGTGTGTCCCGCCTCATCACACCGTACCTTCCGGGACACCCGAACTCGCTCGTGTGTCTGCAGCTGACGTACGCCGTGTACGGCCAGGGAGCCGAGCGCATCCAGGTGGTTGCTCAGGACGTCGGCAACCGGCCTCTCTTTACCCTCGAGAGGGACGGCCGCTCCTGGAGGACGTTTGGCATCAATATGACCGTCCATCAGGACGTGCGG TTCTTCATTGAAGCCTACACAAACGGGAAGCCCGGCGTGATAGCTATTGACGACTTCACCTACAGCTTCGACCCCTGCCGTTGA